The sequence GCTCGGGCTGCCCCATCGCGACCCCGGCGGGCGTACCGGTGTTGATCACATCGCCCGGGTACAGCGTCATGAAGTGGCTGAGATAGCGGACGACCTCCCCCACCGGGAAGATCTGCTCGGCGGTGGTGCCGTCCTGCTTCAGCTCGCCGTTGACCCAGAGCCGTAGCCGCAGGCCCTGCGGGTCGGGCACCTCGTCGGCGGTGACGAGCCAGGGGCCCAGCGGGTTGAACGTCTCGCAGTTCTTGCCCTTGTCCCAGGTGCCGCCGCGCTCTATCTGGAACTCGCGCTCCGAGACGTCGTGGGCGGTGGCGTACCCGGCGACATGGGCGAGCCCTTCCTCGGCGGAGCCCAGGTAGCGGGCGGTGCGCCCGATGACGACGGCGAGCTCCACCTCCCAGTCCGTCTTCCGGCTGCCGCGCGGCACGAGCACGGTGTCCTCGGGCCCGACGACGGTGTCGGGGGCCTTGAAGAACAGGATCGGCTCGTCCGGGATGGCCGCCCCGGTCTCGGCGGCGTGGTCGTGGTAGTTCAGCCCGATGCACACGATCTTGCCGATGCGCCCCAGCGGCGGCCCGATGCGCAGCCCCGCCGGGTCGAGGGCGGGCAGCACACCGGGGGCGTCGGCGGCCACCCGTACCCGGGCGAGGGCGGAGGCGTCGGCGAGCAGTTCGCCGTCGATGTCGGGTACGAGCCCCGACAGATCACGCAGAGTCCCGTCGCGGTCGAGAAGCGCGGGACGCTCGGCGCCCGCCGTACCGACTCGAAGCAGCTTCAACGGTCCAACTCCTCTTGTTCGAGGTGGGGCCCCTCGGCGGGTTGCGGCCGACGAAGGGCTTGGCTGATCCTCCAAGAGTTGCGATCACTCCGCAAGACCTCGTTCACACACTGGACCGGCGCACTCGCCTGGTCCGATTACGCCGCTTTGGCCATGGCGCCGCCGGTCACGGGCACGTCCCGGTAGAGCCAGGCCCGCTCCAGGGCGGTCCAGGTGGTCGTGGTGATGACGTAGAGGGCGGCGGCCAGGGGCACGACGGCGACGGTGATCAGGGTGGCGAACGAGAGCAGCGGCATCATCTTCGCCATCGCCCCCATACCGGGCACGGCCTGCCCGTCGGGCCCCGTGGCGGGGACCACCGGATTGGCGGCCAGCTGCCGCTTGGTGCGCCCGTAGTTGAAGGTGGCCACAGCGGCGACGATCGCGAAGAGCCCCAGGTAGACCCACCCCTGTCCACCCAACATCCCACCGCTCGCGAGGGCGTCGTGCCAGCGCCCGCCGAGCGGGGCGCCAAGGAGGTCGTGGCTGAGCAGCGCGTTGGGCTCGCCGCCGATGGAGCCGCTGGAGAACAGGTGGTAGAGCAGGAAGAACGCGGGCATCTGGAGCAGACTCGGCAGGCAGCCGGAGAGCGGCGAGACCTTCTCGGCGGCGTGCAGCTCCATGATCGCCTTCTGCATCCGCTCGGGGTTCTTCCCGTGCTTCTTCCGCAACTCGGCGATCTGCGGCTGGAGCCGGGTCCGGGCCTTCTGCCCCCGCGCGGCGGCCCGCGAGAGGGGGTGGACGGCGAACCGGACGAGTGCGGTGAACAGGATGATCGCGGCGGCGGTGGACGCGCCGTGGAACAGCGGCTGGAGCAGATCGGCGAAGGAGCCGACCAGGCTGGCGAAAGCGGACATGAAGGCGGACATGGGTGAGCCCTCCGGGGGTCTCGTCGTGCCGGGAGTGGGACGTACGCATGCGGTACGCGGCAGGACGACGGCCGGTGCGGGGCGCTACGGGTTCGACGTGCGGAAGTGCCCTACGCGGCGGCGGCCGTCAGGAGGGCGTGCCCGGGGGCTCGGGGCCTGGTGCGGCCTCGGGCATCGGGGTCGCGCTGGGGCAGGAAGGCGGTCCGCTTCTCCCGGTCCCTGATCGCCGTACGGACCCGGGTGCGGGGCACCGGGGGCGCGCAGCGGGCGCTGATGACGGAGCAGGCGAGGAGCGCGGAGCCGGCCGCGGCGGTGGCGGCGAGCGCGACGGCGGCGGAGAGGCTGCCGCCCTCGGCGAGGAGGATCTCGGTGAGGAACAGGACCAGCAGGCCGGCGGGCCGGAGGAGCCGGGCGAAGGCGCCGCGCAGCCGGTTGGCGTCACGCATGGGGCGTCTCCTTCCGTGCTCCGTGCAGGCGGGTCCTGGCACTCCTTTCGTTATACACGATGATCGGCCGGGCTCATCCGCCTCCGGGGCTCCGGCTCACCGGGGACGCATGGCGGTGAGCTTCCCCCAGACGACGAGCCGGTAGCGGGAGCTGAACTCGGGGGTGCAGGTGGTGAGGGTCAGGTAGTAGCCGGGCTCGCTGTACCCGACGGACGTGGTGATGTCGGAGCGGGGCACGGGCGCGATGACCCCGCTGTCGGAGGGCGCGGTCCGGGCGAGGCTCTTGTCGACGGTGTACGTGTGGACGGCGTCCCGGGTCTCGACGGTGATCCGGTCACCACGCCGCAGCCGGTCGAGGCGCCGGAAGGGCTCGCCGTGGGTGTTGCGGTGCCCGGCGAGCGCGAAGTTCCCGGCCTGCCCGGCCTGGGCGGTGCGGGTGTAGTGCCCGACGTACCCCCGGTCGAGGACGCCGCCTTTGCTGGTGCCCTCGGCGACGGGGGCGGTGAGCCCGATACGGGGGATGCGGAGGACGGCGTAGGCCTGGTCCCAGCGGGGGGTGGCGGGGGTGTCCGACGGTTCGGCCCCGCGGGCGGTGCCGGAACCTACGGCGGCGGAGGAGGAAGAGGGCTGGGGCTGAGGCACCACGGGGTCGCCGGCCGGCTCGCCGCTCGGGACCACCGGTGGCGGCGGACCCCACTCCCGCTGAAGGGCCTGGACGGTACGCCCGGCCTCCTGACGGGCCTCACGGTTGGTCCACCAGAGCTGATGGACAACAAGGAGAAGAAGAAGCAGACCGAAGGTGACGGCCATCTCGGCGAAGCCCCAGAGCCCACGCGCGAGAAGGTCGCGCCGTCGGCGACCGGCCCGCGGGCCCGGCTTCCGGGACACGGCACGACGTACCGAGGCGGGCATCGCGCCGCATGGCGCACCACGTACGGATGCCGACACCGCACCGCGTAAGGGTGCCGGCCCCCGATCGCGCTTCCGTGCCCGTCCCCGATTCCGCACGGCGGGCACGATAGAACCAACGTACGGAACTCTCCATACCCACCACCGGATTCCACTCCTCCCGCAGACACCCCCCGCCGTCGGATCCCGCTGACGCCCCCACTCCGGGACCGGCTTCCGACCTCTCCTCCCGACGGCCGCTGTCCGGCAGTACCGTGTGATCCATGCGCCCCGACACGCCTGCCGACCACACCACCG is a genomic window of Streptomyces sp. SID8374 containing:
- a CDS encoding YidC/Oxa1 family membrane protein insertase, which produces MSAFMSAFASLVGSFADLLQPLFHGASTAAAIILFTALVRFAVHPLSRAAARGQKARTRLQPQIAELRKKHGKNPERMQKAIMELHAAEKVSPLSGCLPSLLQMPAFFLLYHLFSSGSIGGEPNALLSHDLLGAPLGGRWHDALASGGMLGGQGWVYLGLFAIVAAVATFNYGRTKRQLAANPVVPATGPDGQAVPGMGAMAKMMPLLSFATLITVAVVPLAAALYVITTTTWTALERAWLYRDVPVTGGAMAKAA
- a CDS encoding class E sortase — its product is MPASVRRAVSRKPGPRAGRRRRDLLARGLWGFAEMAVTFGLLLLLLVVHQLWWTNREARQEAGRTVQALQREWGPPPPVVPSGEPAGDPVVPQPQPSSSSAAVGSGTARGAEPSDTPATPRWDQAYAVLRIPRIGLTAPVAEGTSKGGVLDRGYVGHYTRTAQAGQAGNFALAGHRNTHGEPFRRLDRLRRGDRITVETRDAVHTYTVDKSLARTAPSDSGVIAPVPRSDITTSVGYSEPGYYLTLTTCTPEFSSRYRLVVWGKLTAMRPR
- a CDS encoding fumarylacetoacetate hydrolase family protein gives rise to the protein MKLLRVGTAGAERPALLDRDGTLRDLSGLVPDIDGELLADASALARVRVAADAPGVLPALDPAGLRIGPPLGRIGKIVCIGLNYHDHAAETGAAIPDEPILFFKAPDTVVGPEDTVLVPRGSRKTDWEVELAVVIGRTARYLGSAEEGLAHVAGYATAHDVSEREFQIERGGTWDKGKNCETFNPLGPWLVTADEVPDPQGLRLRLWVNGELKQDGTTAEQIFPVGEVVRYLSHFMTLYPGDVINTGTPAGVAMGQPEPKPYLKAGDVVELEVEGLGRQRQELKGA
- a CDS encoding DUF6412 domain-containing protein is translated as MRDANRLRGAFARLLRPAGLLVLFLTEILLAEGGSLSAAVALAATAAAGSALLACSVISARCAPPVPRTRVRTAIRDREKRTAFLPQRDPDARGRTRPRAPGHALLTAAAA